The sequence tttgtccttatctttttcttcatataatccttttattattaatttatctataatttctataataaaaaaaaaatttagagtatACATAGAGTAGGCAAACTAAAGTAGTTAAAGTGAAAGAATAGTTAAATAAAGACTCTAAAGTATAGAGAGAGATCAATTTTAAATCTTTGTTTTTGATAAGGATATAACTTcttaatttgttgaaattttaatgaGTATGAAACAGCTACGTGTAGACACCGACACTCCACTAGCCAAGATGATGAAAACCCCATATGCCAGTATGCCACAGCAAATAATGagtaaataaaatgtattttttttttttatataaataagtgTAGCTACCACgtgtaaaatccaaatcccatcataatgagaaagagattgtttattatatatatatatatatatataagagaaagagattACCGTTGCCATTTATGGTTTTAGTTGACACCATCTTGATCTTGATGAACTTAGACGCCGTGGTTGTGCCAAGTGGTGgcaccaaattgcaaaaattttaataaatttttagattttaagaatagatatatataggataaatatgacaaatcaagtaatgaaataaattctttctcaaaaaaaaaaaaagtaatgaaataaattagtatttgatttacaaatataacagttgtgtctatctaaaatattattaacaaaccctaaattaaaaaaatagatatatattttttgtccttatctttttctcctataatttctaagttgataaaaattttaatttgattacaatctaaattcttcatataatccttttattattaatttatctataatttctATATAAACAATTTAGAGTATACGTAGAGTAGGTAAATTAAAGTAGTTAAAGtgaaagaataattaaataaggACTCTAAAATCTAGAGAGAGATCAATTTTAAATCTTTGTTTTTGATAAGGATATAACTTcttaatttgttgaaattttaatgaGTACGATACAGATTCGTGTTGACATCGACACTCTACCAGCCAAGATGATGAAAACTCCATATGCTAGTACGCCACAGCAAATAATGAgtaaataaaatgtatatttttttttatataaatgatCGCAACTCCCACgtgtaaaatccaaatcccatcataatgagaaagagattgtttataatatgtatatatatatatatatatatgaaagagattgtttataatatatatatatatatatatatataagagaaaaagaGGTTACCGTTGCCATCTATGGTTTTAGTTGACACCATCTTGAtcttgatgaaaaaaaatttcctatgtttctttaaaaaacgtaaaaggaaaaaaaaaaaaaaaaagatagaacttgctattttttctttttttttcctacgtttttgttttggttttcttttttctttttctttttttgtgtgtggataaatttgcatcttatgtcatcttttttctaacaataaagtaaaaagaaaaaaagaaaaaaaaagtatttgagttTCACCTAAACtacttctttttgttcatatcttcttcacaacttaaaattctcactatatatacacatagtttttttggtgtttcattatttctactacgtactttataattatttgctatatttttcctttctcctCTCTACCCTACCTATAACCTtacaggtatttttttttttctttcatcaaattgaatagattttgtgtatttgttgcctttttattatatataacatgatttttatcaacaagttttataGATAGGCTGAAATTCTATGTTTGATCACACATTTTAGTGTTTTCTGTAGAAGTCAATATAGCAAgcaatatttttgtattttttaatttcttattacatgattatttgttgttgacatcaatattttattatggaaAATTTGCTGTCAAACATGAAATTGGATATGAGAGAATTCATCTGTCCAAATTTCTATATAAGTCTATCTTTActtaactctattttttttttttttaaggttaaaaattttggatattttttcataaatgaattgaggttttggcttaattttgttttcaaccatttcaattattgaattcattatttttttcatgtgtaatattaacatctatgtttttttaatgataaaaaaaaaataatatatgtgttcttaaaggctaaaacacaatacaattacaaacattactttaagttagggtgttatatttatttattagtaagttagaatgttacattaagttagaatattatattttttatttattattaatttagtttaggattgatataacttataactatttgaatgaaatcaacactaaaacaaatgatttaaatatcaaactaagaaataaaaatttaatttcttttaagtgtacaagtacaatttattttttaatcttaaattttgaattaattcttttttcattttatttgttattaaatttaattatattatcaaaatattttttattaagccgtgcatcacacgggcataatactagtaaaaatttaaaagaaggaaaaataaaaagagatatgTTCATAGAGAAAAACAAATCACACATTTAGAGCAGCACTACACCAATGTCGTTTGATAATGTGTTTCCTTCTTACAAGTCTGCCAATGCTGCTATTTGGATGATTGGCTCGTTGATTTTCCTTGCACCATTAGATTTAATTTTCAGAGTGCCTTTGTTCAGGCCCCAAGGTTGATCATAATCCTATAAATTAGTTTGCTCAAATCTTACAAGTTGGATTTCAAAGAACTTAATAATTCCACTAGGAAGTAGAAACATTACTCGATCAGTATCTTTGGTATAGTTCCTCCCACTAAGATTTTTACTCACCCCAATGAGCTGCGAGAACTAACCATTAACACATTAGAGAGGAATCCGAAACTTTAAAAGAACAAGGTTCCTTCAAAAATATAAACCACAAGTTGTTCACTCTTGACAAAATTACAAGTCGTTCACTTTGAGAAAATTATTGGGAGttgtttttattagttttataaACTACCGGTCTTCACTTTGAGTAGAATATTACAAGGCATTTAATTTAGCCAAAAGCCTGACACTTCAAAGTGGGACTAAACGTCTTGTCTTTTACTTCCAATTTCCCTCTTAGTCCACACCAAAATTTATGGTCTTAAAATGACTCTAAGTTATGCAGATGCTAGAAATTTTAATCCAAGGCTTTGCTTTATCCATGACAATAGAAGAATATTTAATGGAACAATAAGTTAATAGTCTTTTGTACATTGTAAGCATATACCTTCATAGATGCCTGTAAAGATAAACATGTTTCCCATTGCTATCAAGAATAGATATGAATTATGTGTTTCTCTATAGAGAATTCAATCGCCATTCAATTTCCAACATTGAAGACCCATTGTGATTATGTAACCTTGGATTTAACTTCAGAATGCACAATTATGTACACGCTACAAACACTGAATTTCCAGCAACTTCACCTCAACCTCAAACAAGACAAACTTTAAACCCAATCAGAAGCATAAAGTCATTAATATAGCAAAGCTCTGCATAGATTTACCACTATAATAACATGAAATAGGTGAAGGCCTGAAAACAAAACtcacattctttttcttcaaggGCTCTAATAGGTAACTAAAAAAACCACAATTAGAGCCCTATAAACACCATACATTGCATAATCTTAACCTATACATACCCcgtttatgcaaaaaaataaaataaaataaaaacccatcaAACACTGCAATTCAAACTCCAATCTTCTTCCATGGGGTTCCAAAAGGTGATCAAAAAACACAGTCAGAACCCCATTCCTTCAAATTCTTTACTGTACCAATCCATATGCTTACTGTATGATTGATAATGAGAAACGATACTATCATATTTATGTGTGTAGTAAGTGTGTGACTCAATGACCACCCAAAGAGAAACTTTTGGGCCTGAGGCCATAACCACTTAATGGCGCTGCTAGCCCATCTTTTGCTTCTCTCTCAAGGAATTCACCTTCTCAAGCCTCCAACCATCATGGAGCCTAGCTATGAAGCTATCAGCCTTGGTGTTCACATCAGGGCTGGGACAGAACACGGacccaccaacaccaacaccagcACCAGCACCAGCACCAGCAACAACACCATCTCCACCGTCCATCACGCTGACTGAAGATGAACCATCAACGTCCTCTAACTCTGGAGACCCGCATCGAGAGCTGTGAGCGCTTCTTATCTTAACAAAATCCCCACGCACTACAAACCTCATATCCGGCATCTTGAACGGCGGCGGAGGCGGTGGCATCGGAATCGATGGACTCTGTGCCCCACTGTTCACACCCACATTCACACTCTCACTCTTATCCCAGTTGGTCACTCTCGTCGGCAATGGTGGCTTGCCGATCGTGGCCAAGCTTGACCGCCGGTGAAGTTTGGGTGGAACCCAGGTTTTCTTTCTCGATGAGGTTGAAGTTGATGGTGGTGGCGGCGGAGGAGGAGGCGGTGGCGCAGAGACTGAGACTGAGTGAACTTTCTTGCTTTTGATTAACCCTTTCTTAAAAAAACTGTGAAAAACAGAGGGTGGTGGAGGAggtggtggcggcggcggcgATGGTAGTGGCCTTGTAGAATAAGCTCGGTCAGCTTCAGACGGAAGCGACTCGTCGTAGGgatcctttcttttcttcttattcctCTTCCGCTGCTTGTATATTGAAGCCAAAAccatttttatttccttcttcaCATTGCTCTTTTTACACCCACTCTTCACATACCTCTGCTCCTCCGAACGAACTCCCGCCGGAGATGGCGGCGGTGGAGGCGCTGGTGGTGGAGTCCGACGtatgtttttctcttcctctttcacTTCTCTGAACTGGGTGTCGTTTTGTTTGGCTTCTTTCTCTTTACGACCCACCGTTTCGTAAGTACGTTTTGgttgaggaggaggaggtggtggaggtggcgGTGGCGCCGGTGACTTTGGTGGTGCCGGAGAAGAACGAATTTCAAAGGTATCAACTGGGATTTCCTTAACTTCAACGTcctcttcttcttgttcttgtccAAAGCTTCCGCGTCTAACTGGGTTATAATTATAGTTATAGTTAAACTTGTTGATTCCAAAGTCATCAAAGAACCGAAACGGGTGATCATCGGCGTCGTCCCTTTCCCATGTTGAGTCTTGCTGCCTCAGATCTGGGTACGAGCTACTGCTTCTCTTCAAACGTGTCACACCGGTTGCCAGTGACCAAATCCGAGAAGGGTCAGGATCATCATAGTCAGAGATCTTTCTTTCTAAGTATTGAaaccattgttgttgttgttgttgttgtgaggTTGGTTCTTCTTCGTGTGTTGTTTTGTCTGTGCTGTTTGTTGATGTGTTTGATAAAGCATTACTGGTTGATCCGTCGTCGTTTTTTCTAGCAAAGATTCCACAGAGAATGGCAATCACAACAAGGACTATATTGAAGGAATCCCAGCTTTTTTTCACGCTATAAGTGGGTCTGAGGATATGGGAAGTGAAGGAAAGCAACGGTGGGATTGTGATgaaaaggaaaactaaaaaaatgatcgGCAAGAGAATGATGAGTAGTGGTGATGAGAGAAGtggtgaagaagatgatgagCGACGGCGAGGCATGGAAGTGTTTGGTGGTGGTGACCAAAATGGTGGTGGGTCTGCGTTTATTTGCATTGTGATAGAAGCTAAAGCCTTTGaattgtgtgtgtatgtgtatgtgtgtgttttgcttGTGGTGGAAgtgtttttgggtttgagaaagCTTTGGCTTTAGAAGACAGACAGAGATATTGTGTTGTATAAACTGATAAAGCAGCAGTATATAAATGGCATAATgagagttttaaattttaaataaatgagaATTAGGTTGGTCACTCActttaaaagtatatatattgcACTTTTATTTATCTTATCATGATAGGCTTTCAACTCATTAGTCTTCGCTTGGGTACCCTATAGGTTAGGTATTGATAGTCATAGGAACGGTAGTCTTTGGCCAGTAATTTTCCCGCACTACAATAATTTGCCTTGTTTTTTAGCTGTAGAAGCTGGCATTGAAAATATACAGTACAATTAGATCTATCTCTTTTTAAATGTGAAATATTTTTGGTCTTTCCTACAAAAAtcataggatttttttttaacataagtGCTTGGACTATTAGGGTACTTCATTaatctatcctttttttttttttttttggttccgaTAATTAATCTTAAGTAGagtttagatcttttgtcccAAATACATGATTTATATGTAAAAATTCCTTGAAGTTAACTTGAATATTTTAGTTAGAAGTCTCATAactctcattttcttttaatagttAATGCTTTTATGGTagttatttcttcatttttgtttcaTCATCACAATAGGATTTATTTTTTGCCCTAAAGAGGAGATCagacagggaaaaaaaaaacaaaatacatttgATCCCACCTCGTTTCATTATCATCCCTAATTAGAGGACTTAAATCCAAGATTTGATAGATTACAAGAGATCTAAAATCTATTTGATAAACCTATTGAAAACTTTGGACATAATTTTTTACTTCATTCATCCATAGAGAAACTAACACGAAAGATGTCTTTATCCTTGCCAAAGAAATGCAACCTATGTGTGCTAGCTAGGGTCTTGCACTATTGCTAGCCTTTTATCATACACTTCACTTGGGCATCCTTTTGCCATTAACATATTTTCGTCATGTTCCATTATTTTGTGTCATATATTTGGACTGTGACAGAGTGAGTGTGTGAGAAAGGTGAGAGTGGCAAGTAAGCTATCATTAATGATTAAGCCAAGAAgtaaaataacatttaaaatgCATACCCGAGCGTCAATTATTTAATGTTGCCAATAATGTGT is a genomic window of Quercus lobata isolate SW786 chromosome 2, ValleyOak3.0 Primary Assembly, whole genome shotgun sequence containing:
- the LOC115976070 gene encoding formin-like protein 14 — its product is MQINADPPPFWSPPPNTSMPRRRSSSSSPLLSSPLLIILLPIIFLVFLFITIPPLLSFTSHILRPTYSVKKSWDSFNIVLVVIAILCGIFARKNDDGSTSNALSNTSTNSTDKTTHEEEPTSQQQQQQQWFQYLERKISDYDDPDPSRIWSLATGVTRLKRSSSSYPDLRQQDSTWERDDADDHPFRFFDDFGINKFNYNYNYNPVRRGSFGQEQEEEDVEVKEIPVDTFEIRSSPAPPKSPAPPPPPPPPPPQPKRTYETVGRKEKEAKQNDTQFREVKEEEKNIRRTPPPAPPPPPSPAGVRSEEQRYVKSGCKKSNVKKEIKMVLASIYKQRKRNKKKRKDPYDESLPSEADRAYSTRPLPSPPPPPPPPPPSVFHSFFKKGLIKSKKVHSVSVSAPPPPPPPPPPSTSTSSRKKTWVPPKLHRRSSLATIGKPPLPTRVTNWDKSESVNVGVNSGAQSPSIPMPPPPPPFKMPDMRFVVRGDFVKIRSAHSSRCGSPELEDVDGSSSVSVMDGGDGVVAGAGAGAGVGVGGSVFCPSPDVNTKADSFIARLHDGWRLEKVNSLREKQKMG